Below is a window of Candidatus Krumholzibacteriia bacterium DNA.
ACTCGCTCGGGACCGAGGGCGCCGACCGCCTCGACGATCCGCTCCACGATCCTCGCGTCGACGAGGAAGTGCTGTCCCAGACGCTTGTCCAGCCGCAGACCGTGCCGACGCAACAGCTCGACCTGCGATGGCCGGGCCCTGCGTGCGTGACCGGATGCGCCGCCGGAAGCGATCATGGACTACTTCTTCCGCCGCCGCGCGGGCTCGGGTTCGGGAAATGCCGAAGGTTCGACCTCGTGGAACCACGACGGGAGCTCGACCCGGAACAGTTGCTCGAACTCGCGGGCCCAGGTCACGGCCACGGCGTCGAGATCCTCGCCGAGCGAGGCGGCCACCCGGGCCGCCGTGTGTCGGGCATAGGCCGGTTCGTTGCGGCGACCGCGCCAGGGCTGCGGCGGCAGCCAGGGGGCGTCGGTCTCCAGTTGGAGGGCCTCGGCGGGCAGACCCTCGATCGCCTCGGGCAGATGCGCCTTGCGATAGGTGAACACACCGCCGATCCCCAGCTTGAAGCCCGCGTCGACGGCCCAGCGGGCGAACTCCCGATCGCCGGCGAAGGCGTGGAAGATCCCCCGGCGGGGTGGCAGCCCGGCTTCGAGGAGAACGGCCCGCGCGTCGTCGTAGGCATCGCGCACGTGGAAGACCATCGGCCGGTCGAGCTCCTTCGCGAGCTCGATCTGCGCCCCGAAGGCGCGGTGCTGGGCCTCGCGCGGGCTCAGGTCGCGGTAGTAGTCGAGACCACACTCGCCGATCGCGATCACCGAGTCGACGTGCTCGCGGATCCAGTCCTCGATCGCGGTCTCGTGGTGTTCGGCCTCGTGCGGGTGGACACCGGCCGTGGCCCACGCTGCGTCGTCTCCGGTGGCGGTGACCTGGGCCAGGCGATTCGTGACCCGGTCGAAGCCGACGTGGACGAAGCCCGCCACGCCGGCGGTCCGCGCGCGCTCACGGGTGGCTTCGCGGTCCTCGGCGAACTCGTCGCGGTAGAGGTGCAGGTGCGTGTCGATCAG
It encodes the following:
- a CDS encoding TatD family hydrolase; the encoded protein is MAALIDTHLHLYRDEFAEDREATRERARTAGVAGFVHVGFDRVTNRLAQVTATGDDAAWATAGVHPHEAEHHETAIEDWIREHVDSVIAIGECGLDYYRDLSPREAQHRAFGAQIELAKELDRPMVFHVRDAYDDARAVLLEAGLPPRRGIFHAFAGDREFARWAVDAGFKLGIGGVFTYRKAHLPEAIEGLPAEALQLETDAPWLPPQPWRGRRNEPAYARHTAARVAASLGEDLDAVAVTWAREFEQLFRVELPSWFHEVEPSAFPEPEPARRRKK